The following are from one region of the Coccinella septempunctata chromosome 7, icCocSept1.1, whole genome shotgun sequence genome:
- the LOC123317970 gene encoding isoaspartyl peptidase/L-asparaginase-like isoform X2, with protein MLPIWLPVINRFFGEGTRKKETDAEKGNLKSESTESDVLKASGTIESRIIRDKQQISSVCRKLEPIVLVHGGAGNIPDYLVPAKMNCVKKAAIAGFKVLKQGGTSVEAVETAIRVMEDDPIMNAGVGSVLNYDGEVEADACIMVGKTLEAGGVTAVKDVANPISLAKMVMEKSPHALLAGEGATKFAKENHYELEKPGSLVTLAAKEALEAYKKDPEGDLTSEKVEVEEKPERDIWPRTESVGAVAIDRKGNIAVGASSGGWNGKTTGKFNEACSIGGGVYADDDVGGVSLTGYGRYMIRMMLAFQITKEMERKNALKSSQQWLRALYCKFKEPAGAVSITKYGDVGVYFTAQRMPWAYQRKNILHYGVDPDDEKRDITC; from the exons ATGCTCCCAATATGGTTGCCTGTTATCAATCGATTTTTCGGCGAAGGGACAAGGAAAAAAGAAACGGATGCAGAAAAAGGAAACTTAAAGTCAGAAAGCACCGAAAGTGATGTACTGAAAGCTTCTGGTACCATTGAGAGTAGAATAATTAGGGACAAACAGCAAATATCTTCAGT atgtaGAAAATTAGAACCGATCGTTCTGGTGCACGGTGGAGCTGGTAACATCCCCGACTATTTGGTGCCGGCGAAGATGAACTGCGTCAAGAAGGCAGCCATCGCTGGCTTCAAGGTGCTGAAGCAAGGTGGAACATCTGTAGAAGCCGTGGAAACAGCTATAAGGGTGATGGAAGATGATCCCATAATGAACGCTG GTGTAGGATCAGTGTTGAATTATGACGGAGAAGTAGAAGCTGACGCCTGCATCATGGTTGGCAAAACCTTGGAAGCTGGAGGTGTAACTGCAGTCAAAGATGTAGCTAACCCCATCAG TTTGGCCAAGATGGTGATGGAAAAATCGCCACACGCCTTGCTGGCCGGAGAGGGAGCAACCAAATTCGCCAAAGAAAACCATTACGAGTTGGAAAAGCCAGGTAGTTTGGTAACTCTGGCCGCCAAAGAAGCCTTGGAGGCCTATAAGAAAGACCCCGAAGGTGATTTGACTTCGGAAAAGGTGGAAGTTGAGGAGAAACCCGAG AGAGACATATGGCCGAGGACCGAGTCAGTTGGAGCCGTAGCCATCGACCGCAAGGGCAACATTGCCGTAGGCGCATCTTCGGGAGGTTGGAATGGAAAAACGACCGGAAAATTCAACGAAGCGTGTTCGATCGGTGGCGGCGTCTATGCGGACGACGACGTGGGCGGAGTTTCATTGACAG GTTATGGACGGTACATGATCAGGATGATGTTGGCGTTTCAGATAACGAAGGAGATGGAGCGTAAGAATGCCCTGAAGTCCAGTCAGCAGTGGTTGAGGGCGCTCTATTGCAAATTCAAGGAACCCGCAG GTGCTGTCAGCATAACGAAGTATGGAGATGTTGGGGTTTATTTTACCGCGCAGAGAATGCCCTGGGCTTACCAACGGAAGAATATCCTCCATTATGGTGTCGATCCCGATGATGAAAAAAGGGATATCACTTGTTGA
- the LOC123317970 gene encoding isoaspartyl peptidase/L-asparaginase-like isoform X1: MLPIWLPVINRFFGEGTRKKETDAEKGNLKSESTESDVLKASGTIESRIIRDKQQISSVCRKLEPIVLVHGGAGNIPDYLVPAKMNCVKKAAIAGFKVLKQGGTSVEAVETAIRVMEDDPIMNAGVGSVLNYDGEVEADACIMVGKTLEAGGVTAVKDVANPISLAKMVMEKSPHALLAGEGATKFAKENHYELEKPGSLVTLAAKEALEAYKKDPEGDLTSEKVEVEEKPEVLPTGSVGAVAMDRGGHIAVGLSTGGLLGKMPGRVGDSPQIGKGAYCDDDLGGVSVTGHGETISKFCLSMRILKEIQYGRNAPEATTNILDRMKEKFNEDGGAICISRDGDIGIYWTAPRMPWAYQRGEELHFGADLGEDNKEESIVK; encoded by the exons ATGCTCCCAATATGGTTGCCTGTTATCAATCGATTTTTCGGCGAAGGGACAAGGAAAAAAGAAACGGATGCAGAAAAAGGAAACTTAAAGTCAGAAAGCACCGAAAGTGATGTACTGAAAGCTTCTGGTACCATTGAGAGTAGAATAATTAGGGACAAACAGCAAATATCTTCAGT atgtaGAAAATTAGAACCGATCGTTCTGGTGCACGGTGGAGCTGGTAACATCCCCGACTATTTGGTGCCGGCGAAGATGAACTGCGTCAAGAAGGCAGCCATCGCTGGCTTCAAGGTGCTGAAGCAAGGTGGAACATCTGTAGAAGCCGTGGAAACAGCTATAAGGGTGATGGAAGATGATCCCATAATGAACGCTG GTGTAGGATCAGTGTTGAATTATGACGGAGAAGTAGAAGCTGACGCCTGCATCATGGTTGGCAAAACCTTGGAAGCTGGAGGTGTAACTGCAGTCAAAGATGTAGCTAACCCCATCAG TTTGGCCAAGATGGTGATGGAAAAATCGCCACACGCCTTGCTGGCCGGAGAGGGAGCAACCAAATTCGCCAAAGAAAACCATTACGAGTTGGAAAAGCCAGGTAGTTTGGTAACTCTGGCCGCCAAAGAAGCCTTGGAGGCCTATAAGAAAGACCCCGAAGGTGATTTGACTTCGGAAAAGGTGGAAGTTGAGGAGAAACCCGAG GTCCTTCCGACCGGAAGCGTTGGAGCTGTAGCTATGGATAGAGGGGGACATATAGCTGTGGGCTTGTCCACAGGAGGCCTGTTGGGTAAAATGCCGGGCAGGGTAGGAGATAGCCCCCAGATCGGAAAGGGGGCTTATTGTGACGATGATCTGGGTGGAGTCTCTGTGACAG GTCACGGCGAAACAATATCGAAATTCTGCTTGTCCATGAGGATCTTGAAGGAAATCCAATATGGAAGGAATGCTCCAGAAGCCACTACAAACATTTTGGACAGGATGAAAGAGAAATTCAATGAGGACGGAG GAGCTATATGCATCAGCAGAGATGGAGATATTGGCATTTATTGGACAGCTCCTAGGATGCCATGGGCTTATCAAAGAGGGGAAGAGCTACATTTTGGCGCAGACTTGGGAGAAGACAATAAGGAGGAATCAATTGTGAAATAA
- the LOC123317973 gene encoding uncharacterized protein LOC123317973, whose product MCSLQPKSAANADIMHFSPSTWDKQYECGEFTVCRGTAEFDELENDLLRAINNAKSLKNLTRIQNVYDFGQFLMRSQIVVFTKSPLYKVRRYVAISNSQKSIALKHNLDHRRLGTSEIEYCSHLSNVNRNSLIFVVRILSHDSEERRIVPYNFTEYYIEYVAEMEYY is encoded by the exons ATGTGTTCCCTTCAGCCAAAATCAGCAGCCAATGCAGACATAATGCATTTTTCCCCTAGTACTTGGGATAAGCAATATGAATGTGGAGAATTTACAGTTTGTAGAGGGACTGCCGAATTTGACGAACTAGAGAACGACCTGCTGAGAGCAATCAACAATGCCAAAAGTCTGAAAAATTTGACCAGGATTCAGAATGTCTACGATTTTGGTCAGTTCCTGATGAGATCTCAGATTGTTGTATTCACTAAGTCACCATTGTACAAG GTGAGGAGATATGTTGCTATATCCAATTCTCAGAAATCTATAGCATTGAAACACAATTTGGATCATCGGAGATTGGGTACGAGTGAAATTGAATATTGCAGTCATCTTTCTAATGTTAACAGGAATTCATTGATATTCGTTGTGAGAATACTATCCCATGATAGTGAGGAGAGAAGAATTGTACCATATAATTTTACAGAATATTATATAGAATATGTTGCGGAAATGGAGTACTATTGA